In the genome of Fusobacterium necrogenes, one region contains:
- a CDS encoding autotransporter domain-containing protein has product MIESDITLSGNSEKLIISGYNKGLKVKKDLTLSNSIVNSYTTAINIDGGNFTGDSIIINGGIDETSATIKGSANADNLTLTGNSIINGNIDMGDGTDTISLTSSTLNGDITADGDTITMNTSSINGNSNLTNSNMDLTSTTLNGDITANGGKINISRTDNGLFNVGTTTINGDISLTNGEIYVKDGSIINGDITLNGNKTTVWLDKNQAINDKINIADSVTEKVLGVNYNVTDDEMTALVTQSSNFNSIKLKDGGNTITLIDLNISSITGGSGVDVFKSTITEFVGKTIDGGEGSDTLALTDNITEGNQVDFSKVKNVENLQLADGGNTLDVHVSPFTTIIGGSGDDNFTNVGSTILFGIKGGEGTDTITMNKVLYLSNDEVNTIFDTNSIEQLNLDNSINNEIFLDELTHLSKINFGTNGSNILNLGRGSSGIEFDFTQENLINGNVKVDLHGNIAILNSISSGNTVTISKDFMVGDSNVILYGNTIKLNLSQDTDFSKGIETTLTLDKNGVLGGDTTVETYAFLRTDGDTITVKDWKELSGDINATDTDSIIYNSIVKDFNKDGVYGALTKWESDSIVNWIENGGFTLGDYTFQDNKEQYNGIVSSGTLTVDTGVGGELQGFSIEDLSSKGFVIKNNTQNGDGTVTFTGDTVVDGNIVNSSSENTKLVFGGTTTVGNIDSSKSTASTTIDIDNKFSSGNIIFNGQDNKLNIDNSSNVNSIGTISGKVDITIDTIGENSDGFDKVLTGANAGLSESKDNNSITVTNQANGLELDTEYNGTLTFNGADNNIILGSNIANLVMGSGADIINLDTSKFEDEIFVNVDGKDGDDIFNIGSHIFTLENSINQKLAGKTLTGTINSFEEININESINLASDLEITGANKITIGAGKELGLNVDYTKTEDGKVTGHALYDNGIEVNNNSGKIVVGTSTANEDRVISMGNGDTASTITNGENIVMSESINHSVEYDKTNNELEVKVKKDLELGKNENVKYSHLNKIYQSIVDAGKIGLMSPSSTLIDKTEDEAIKAQLEFYGKIYNSTPYAYSNDISRETANMVNDSIMDSRFKANEGSWLHYGAIAGQGYDDDNSYYGRGYYNSVDLGVAEVDIESDIYSAYYMGEYGKTDKLALGYVIAGNNSNTDIGESDLKGSGYYLGAYTKYSAGNLRLIAGLGYQHNYYKADRRVSNKYQLMTIWKKYTDDTLTAYSGVKYIHNLTDGLTFEPYARVSLTQVMQHSINEADNGDLSISVDGKGFTTLDSEIGVDLVKSTVVKDGKVNLIAGVGAEIMLDGYERENLTAKVNGSSKTFDIVSEKEENFRGKVSLGVEYEKTNGVFYNAKGSYIRTEDNNNYNFEVGIGYKF; this is encoded by the coding sequence ATGATTGAAAGTGATATTACTTTATCTGGCAATAGTGAAAAATTAATAATCAGTGGCTATAACAAAGGTTTAAAAGTTAAAAAAGATTTAACTCTTTCCAATTCCATTGTAAATAGTTATACAACAGCTATTAATATTGATGGTGGAAATTTTACAGGAGATAGTATAATTATCAATGGCGGAATAGATGAAACAAGCGCTACTATTAAAGGGAGTGCCAACGCAGATAATCTAACTTTAACAGGTAATTCAATTATTAATGGTAATATTGATATGGGAGATGGGACTGATACAATCAGTTTAACATCTTCTACACTTAATGGAGATATTACAGCTGATGGAGATACTATAACTATGAACACATCAAGTATCAATGGTAACTCAAATTTAACTAACAGTAATATGGATTTAACTAGTACAACTTTAAATGGAGATATTACAGCTAATGGGGGGAAAATAAATATCTCTAGAACAGATAACGGATTATTTAATGTAGGAACTACTACAATCAATGGAGATATTAGCCTTACTAATGGGGAGATATATGTAAAAGATGGTTCAATTATCAACGGAGATATCACATTAAATGGTAATAAGACAACTGTTTGGTTAGATAAAAATCAAGCTATCAATGATAAGATTAATATTGCTGATAGTGTTACAGAGAAAGTTTTAGGGGTTAATTATAATGTAACTGATGATGAGATGACAGCTCTAGTAACTCAAAGCAGTAATTTTAATAGTATAAAATTAAAAGATGGTGGAAATACTATTACCTTAATAGATTTAAATATAAGTTCTATTACAGGTGGAAGTGGAGTAGATGTTTTCAAATCTACTATTACTGAATTTGTAGGAAAAACAATAGATGGTGGGGAAGGTAGTGATACTCTAGCTCTAACTGACAATATCACAGAAGGAAATCAAGTTGATTTTTCAAAGGTAAAAAATGTAGAAAATTTACAACTAGCTGATGGTGGAAACACTCTTGATGTTCATGTTTCCCCTTTTACAACTATCATAGGTGGAAGTGGAGATGACAATTTCACTAACGTAGGTTCTACTATTTTATTTGGAATAAAGGGTGGAGAGGGTACTGACACTATTACTATGAATAAAGTGCTATACTTAAGTAATGATGAAGTAAACACTATATTTGATACCAATAGTATAGAACAATTAAACCTAGATAATAGTATAAATAACGAGATATTTTTAGATGAATTGACTCATCTTAGTAAGATAAATTTTGGTACAAATGGAAGTAATATACTTAATTTAGGAAGAGGAAGTAGTGGAATAGAGTTTGATTTTACTCAAGAAAATCTTATTAATGGTAATGTAAAAGTTGACTTACATGGCAATATTGCAATTCTTAATTCTATATCAAGTGGAAACACTGTTACTATTAGTAAAGATTTTATGGTTGGAGATAGTAATGTAATTTTATATGGGAATACTATTAAACTTAATTTAAGTCAAGATACAGATTTTTCAAAAGGGATAGAAACTACTTTAACACTAGATAAAAATGGGGTGTTAGGAGGCGATACCACAGTTGAAACCTATGCTTTCTTAAGAACTGATGGAGATACTATCACTGTTAAGGATTGGAAAGAGCTTTCAGGGGATATAAATGCAACTGACACTGACAGTATAATCTATAACAGTATAGTTAAAGATTTTAATAAAGATGGAGTGTATGGAGCTTTAACTAAGTGGGAGTCAGATAGTATTGTTAATTGGATAGAAAATGGTGGATTTACATTGGGAGATTATACTTTCCAAGATAATAAAGAGCAATATAATGGAATAGTATCTAGTGGAACTTTAACTGTAGATACAGGTGTAGGTGGAGAGTTACAAGGTTTCTCTATTGAAGATTTGTCATCTAAAGGGTTTGTAATAAAAAATAATACTCAAAATGGAGATGGAACAGTAACTTTTACAGGGGATACAGTAGTTGATGGTAATATTGTCAATAGTTCATCAGAGAATACCAAATTAGTTTTTGGTGGAACAACAACAGTAGGTAATATAGACAGTAGTAAGTCCACAGCTAGCACTACTATTGATATAGATAATAAGTTTTCATCTGGAAATATTATATTTAATGGTCAAGATAATAAATTAAATATTGATAACTCATCTAATGTAAATAGTATTGGAACAATATCTGGTAAGGTAGATATTACAATAGATACTATTGGAGAAAATTCTGATGGATTTGATAAAGTCCTTACTGGAGCTAATGCTGGACTAAGTGAAAGCAAAGATAACAACTCTATCACAGTAACTAACCAAGCTAATGGTTTAGAACTTGATACAGAATATAATGGAACTTTGACATTTAATGGAGCAGATAATAATATTATTTTGGGTAGCAATATTGCTAATCTTGTTATGGGAAGTGGAGCTGATATTATCAATTTAGACACTTCTAAATTTGAAGATGAAATATTTGTAAATGTAGATGGTAAAGATGGAGATGATATATTCAACATAGGTTCTCATATATTCACTTTAGAAAATAGTATCAATCAAAAATTAGCTGGAAAAACTTTAACAGGAACTATCAACTCTTTTGAAGAGATAAATATCAATGAGAGTATTAACCTTGCTAGCGATTTAGAGATTACCGGAGCAAATAAAATAACTATTGGAGCTGGAAAAGAGTTAGGATTAAATGTAGATTATACTAAAACTGAAGATGGAAAAGTAACTGGACACGCTCTATATGACAATGGAATAGAGGTTAATAATAACAGTGGAAAAATTGTAGTAGGAACTTCTACAGCTAATGAAGATAGAGTAATTTCAATGGGAAATGGAGATACAGCTTCTACTATAACAAATGGAGAAAATATTGTTATGTCTGAGTCAATTAATCATAGTGTTGAGTATGATAAAACTAATAATGAATTAGAGGTAAAGGTTAAAAAAGATTTAGAGTTAGGAAAAAATGAAAATGTTAAATACTCTCACTTAAATAAAATTTACCAAAGTATAGTTGATGCTGGTAAGATTGGCTTGATGTCACCAAGCTCTACCCTTATAGATAAAACAGAAGATGAGGCTATCAAAGCTCAATTGGAATTTTATGGAAAAATCTATAATTCAACACCATATGCTTACTCAAATGATATCTCAAGGGAAACAGCTAATATGGTAAATGATAGTATAATGGATAGTAGATTTAAAGCAAATGAAGGAAGCTGGCTACACTATGGAGCAATAGCTGGACAGGGGTATGATGATGACAACTCTTACTATGGTAGAGGATATTACAACTCTGTTGATTTAGGAGTAGCAGAGGTAGATATAGAGTCAGATATCTATTCAGCTTACTATATGGGAGAGTATGGAAAAACAGATAAATTAGCTCTTGGATATGTAATAGCTGGAAATAATAGCAATACAGATATAGGAGAGAGCGACTTAAAAGGAAGTGGATATTACTTAGGTGCTTATACTAAGTACAGCGCAGGAAACCTTAGATTGATAGCTGGATTAGGTTACCAACACAACTATTATAAAGCAGATAGAAGAGTGTCAAATAAGTATCAATTAATGACAATTTGGAAAAAATACACTGATGACACATTAACAGCTTATTCTGGAGTAAAATATATCCATAATTTAACTGATGGTTTAACGTTTGAACCATATGCAAGAGTAAGTTTAACACAGGTTATGCAACATTCTATAAATGAGGCAGATAACGGAGATTTATCTATCTCAGTAGATGGAAAAGGTTTCACTACATTAGATAGTGAGATAGGAGTAGACTTAGTAAAATCTACAGTAGTAAAGGATGGAAAGGTAAATCTAATAGCTGGAGTTGGAGCAGAGATTATGCTAGATGGATATGAGAGAGAAAATCTAACAGCCAAAGTCAATGGTTCAAGCAAAACTTTTGATATAGTATCAGAGAAAGAGGAAAACTTTAGAGGGAAGGTTAGCTTAGGAGTAGAGTATGAAAAAACAAATGGAGTATTCTACAATGCTAAGGGAAGTTATATAAGAACAGAGGATAATAATAACTATAATTTTGAAGTTGGAATAGGATATAAGTTCTAG
- a CDS encoding P1 family peptidase: MKEIKITDIEGIRIGNAQNIEAGTGCTVVICEKGGCAGVDVRGGGPASHETELLNPINTVDRVHGIVLSGGSAFGLEATSGVMQYLEERGIGFDVGIGVVPIVCGASLFDLRIGDSTIRPDKAMGYQACCNSEKNCIQEGNYGVGTGASVGKYRGMDRAMKSGLGIYCIELKNLKVGAIVGVNAIGNVIDNETNRFLAGLLNEEKNKIISTKEEMWKNLDINYNTLKNTNTTIGCIVTNAKLTKAQATKIASMAHNGYARAISPVHTSLDGDTIFALGTGKIETNTDILGTLAAYVMEKAIHKAVTQAQSAYGLKSYRDLNDTKVI; encoded by the coding sequence GTGAAGGAAATAAAAATAACAGATATAGAAGGAATAAGAATAGGAAATGCTCAAAATATAGAAGCTGGTACAGGTTGTACAGTCGTTATTTGTGAAAAAGGTGGTTGTGCTGGAGTAGATGTAAGAGGAGGAGGACCTGCTTCTCATGAAACAGAACTTTTAAATCCAATTAATACAGTGGATAGGGTACATGGTATAGTTCTTTCTGGTGGAAGTGCTTTTGGATTAGAAGCTACTAGTGGAGTTATGCAGTATTTAGAAGAGAGAGGGATTGGATTTGATGTAGGAATAGGGGTAGTTCCAATAGTCTGTGGAGCTTCTCTCTTTGATTTAAGAATAGGAGATTCAACAATTAGACCAGACAAAGCTATGGGATATCAAGCTTGTTGTAATTCAGAAAAAAATTGTATTCAAGAAGGAAATTATGGAGTTGGTACAGGGGCTAGTGTAGGAAAATATAGAGGAATGGATAGAGCTATGAAATCTGGACTAGGAATCTATTGTATAGAATTGAAAAATCTAAAAGTGGGAGCAATAGTTGGAGTCAATGCCATAGGAAATGTTATAGATAATGAAACAAATAGATTTTTAGCTGGACTTTTAAATGAAGAAAAAAATAAAATCATAAGTACTAAAGAAGAAATGTGGAAAAACTTAGATATAAATTACAACACATTAAAAAATACTAACACTACAATAGGATGTATAGTGACTAATGCTAAACTTACTAAAGCTCAAGCTACAAAAATTGCTTCTATGGCACACAATGGATATGCTAGAGCTATATCTCCAGTACATACATCATTAGATGGAGATACTATTTTTGCATTAGGAACTGGAAAAATAGAAACAAATACAGATATTCTAGGAACTTTAGCTGCTTATGTTATGGAAAAAGCTATACATAAAGCCGTTACTCAAGCTCAATCTGCTTATGGATTAAAATCTTATCGAGATCTAAATGATACTAAAGTTATTTAA
- a CDS encoding MarR family winged helix-turn-helix transcriptional regulator: MEINECINYLLTISQNKVFQYFSDELKQFKLTPSQYGVLKCIWENSPQTPKQIGKVLFLEASSISGVLDRMQKNGLIIREIDNNNRRNILIYPTEKALELREEVEKIVNKLNKHFLDKLSEEERKKFRTFLLNIANQEN; this comes from the coding sequence ATGGAAATTAATGAATGTATAAACTATCTATTAACAATTTCTCAGAATAAGGTTTTTCAATATTTCAGTGATGAACTAAAACAATTTAAACTCACTCCATCACAATACGGAGTTTTAAAATGTATTTGGGAAAATTCACCGCAGACACCAAAACAGATTGGAAAAGTTTTATTTTTAGAGGCTTCTTCAATATCTGGTGTCTTAGATAGGATGCAAAAAAATGGCCTTATTATTCGAGAAATAGATAATAATAATAGAAGAAATATTTTAATCTATCCTACTGAAAAAGCTCTTGAGCTTAGAGAAGAGGTGGAAAAAATTGTAAATAAATTAAATAAACATTTCTTGGATAAACTTTCAGAAGAAGAAAGAAAAAAATTTAGAACTTTTCTATTAAATATTGCTAATCAGGAAAACTAA
- the smc gene encoding chromosome segregation protein SMC yields MFLKAVEIFGFKSFGEKVYIEFNRGLTSIVGPNGSGKSNILDAVLWVLGEQSYKSIRAKESGDVIFSGGKNKKAMNFAEVSLYIDNSDNFLDTENTEIKITRKLYLSGENEYYINDSKARLKDIANLFLDTGIGKSAYSVIGQGKVERIISSSSKEIKSIIEEAAGIKKFQNQKNEAIKNLENVDTELDKIIVVLNEVEGNRTKVEKQAHIAKEYLELKNQRDALAKGIYECEFTNKKQELEKSNQNKEILNIENNKLQKEFETVDKRLDIIDHEKFNLKKYIEENAIKNEELKKEIETKEKEKVRVTERYCSYKRELTEKESRVKQSEKKISEKENSLSKLKKDIISIEEKAQSISQENLEFEKQIKELEKSKENFETTKEIKKKKIMELELERMKLINEIENSNRRIKGSTNKINSLKDELEIAIKKKNNVEKELLNFQEIKNEKFKNLEATKKRGEFLELEISKYSQKINKLSEIIRISEYDEKRYSAKLEALLKMEENNDGFFKGVKEILNSKIPGVEGVFISLVNIPEKYMKAIEAGVPGNIQDIIVSTSDVAKKAISLLKEKKAGRASFLALDTIKVVPKKEPTIKLDGVIGLASNLVETDIKYKIIADFILGNLLIVENMDVALKIIKNSLFTGNVVTLAGELLSSRGRITGGDFGNSTASQLFERKREIKQLQNQCEILKRKITEGIFEQNLLSKELENFENELDKIDTTEEELRKQLRMVTEQLEDCNSKIEKINKEIRTIKVELDEEIKYNEEFEKKITTSNNEMDKIFIIINELKKEDEENIKKSQKINEVISEKRNEFSDKKIIYLNIQNKMSQLENEREKEKKEHKLLSLEKEETLQKITILTNEIKELEKIESILTQEINEKLKKYENENSEISEKKQINDKLDTEERTLMKKRKELDSYLLHKKDSINKLNESIEKLKIDLEKLTENLDNLKEIVANEILFTAIKEEKERLKSLDNRLKNFQAVNLLAIEEFNELDQKYTFLNTQREDLVRGKNILLDLIKEIDEIIHNRFFTAYTAIDENFNKMCIETINNAEGKLILSNSDNFDECGVEIFIKFKNKKRQSLSLLSGGEKSMVAIAFIMGIFMFKPSPFTFLDEIEAALDEKNTRKLIGKLKEFTNKSQFILITHNKDTMKESESIFGVTMNKEIGISKIVPVKF; encoded by the coding sequence ATGTTTTTAAAAGCAGTAGAAATTTTTGGTTTTAAATCTTTTGGAGAAAAAGTATATATAGAGTTTAATAGAGGTCTTACATCAATAGTTGGACCAAATGGAAGTGGTAAGTCTAATATATTAGATGCTGTACTTTGGGTATTAGGAGAACAATCTTATAAAAGTATTAGAGCTAAAGAGAGTGGAGATGTCATTTTTTCAGGTGGAAAAAATAAAAAAGCTATGAATTTTGCTGAAGTTTCTCTCTATATTGATAATTCTGATAATTTTTTAGATACAGAAAATACTGAAATAAAAATTACAAGAAAATTATATTTATCTGGAGAAAATGAATACTATATAAATGATTCTAAAGCTAGATTAAAAGATATAGCTAATCTATTTTTAGATACAGGTATCGGAAAAAGTGCTTATTCAGTTATAGGACAAGGAAAAGTAGAACGTATAATAAGTTCTTCTTCCAAAGAAATAAAAAGTATTATAGAAGAAGCTGCTGGTATAAAAAAATTCCAGAACCAAAAAAATGAAGCTATAAAAAATCTAGAAAATGTAGATACAGAGCTTGATAAAATAATAGTTGTTTTAAATGAAGTAGAAGGAAATAGGACAAAAGTTGAAAAGCAAGCTCATATAGCTAAAGAATATTTAGAATTAAAAAACCAAAGAGATGCTTTAGCTAAAGGAATATATGAGTGTGAATTTACAAATAAGAAACAAGAGTTAGAAAAAAGTAATCAAAATAAAGAGATCCTTAATATTGAAAATAATAAGCTTCAGAAAGAATTTGAAACAGTCGATAAAAGGTTAGATATAATAGATCATGAAAAATTTAATTTAAAAAAATATATTGAAGAAAATGCTATTAAAAATGAAGAGCTAAAAAAAGAAATAGAGACTAAGGAAAAAGAAAAAGTGAGAGTAACTGAAAGATACTGCAGTTATAAAAGAGAATTAACAGAAAAAGAAAGTAGAGTAAAACAGAGTGAAAAAAAAATAAGTGAAAAAGAAAATTCATTATCTAAACTAAAAAAAGATATTATTTCAATAGAAGAAAAAGCACAAAGTATATCACAAGAAAATCTAGAGTTTGAAAAACAAATAAAAGAGCTTGAAAAATCTAAAGAAAACTTTGAAACTACTAAAGAAATAAAAAAGAAAAAAATAATGGAATTAGAATTAGAAAGAATGAAACTTATAAATGAAATAGAAAATTCTAATAGAAGAATAAAAGGAAGTACTAATAAAATAAATTCACTCAAAGATGAATTAGAGATAGCTATTAAAAAGAAAAACAATGTAGAAAAAGAATTACTAAATTTCCAAGAGATTAAAAATGAAAAATTTAAAAATCTTGAAGCTACTAAAAAAAGAGGTGAATTTCTAGAGCTCGAAATTAGTAAATATAGTCAAAAAATAAATAAACTATCTGAAATAATACGAATTTCCGAATATGATGAAAAAAGATATTCAGCTAAATTAGAAGCACTTCTCAAAATGGAAGAAAATAATGATGGTTTTTTTAAAGGAGTTAAAGAAATACTAAATAGTAAAATCCCTGGAGTAGAAGGAGTCTTTATATCCTTAGTTAATATTCCTGAAAAATATATGAAAGCTATTGAAGCTGGAGTACCAGGAAATATACAGGATATCATTGTTTCTACTAGTGATGTAGCAAAAAAAGCCATCTCTTTGCTCAAAGAAAAAAAAGCAGGAAGAGCTTCTTTTTTAGCTTTAGATACTATAAAAGTAGTTCCTAAAAAAGAGCCTACTATAAAATTGGATGGAGTAATAGGTTTAGCCTCTAACTTGGTTGAAACTGATATTAAATATAAAATAATAGCTGATTTTATACTAGGAAATTTATTAATTGTAGAAAATATGGATGTAGCTCTTAAAATTATAAAAAATTCCCTTTTTACAGGAAATGTAGTTACACTTGCTGGAGAACTTCTTAGTTCAAGAGGAAGAATTACTGGTGGAGATTTTGGAAACTCTACAGCTAGTCAATTATTTGAAAGAAAAAGAGAAATAAAACAACTTCAAAATCAATGTGAAATTTTAAAAAGAAAGATTACTGAAGGAATATTCGAACAAAATCTTTTAAGCAAAGAATTAGAAAATTTTGAAAACGAATTAGATAAGATAGATACTACAGAAGAAGAGTTAAGAAAACAACTAAGAATGGTTACTGAACAACTTGAAGATTGTAACTCTAAAATAGAAAAAATTAACAAAGAAATAAGAACTATCAAAGTTGAACTTGATGAAGAAATAAAATATAATGAAGAATTTGAGAAAAAAATTACAACTTCTAATAATGAAATGGATAAAATCTTCATTATTATAAACGAATTAAAAAAAGAAGATGAAGAAAATATAAAAAAATCTCAGAAAATAAATGAAGTTATTTCAGAAAAAAGAAATGAATTTTCAGATAAAAAAATAATTTATTTAAATATTCAAAATAAAATGAGTCAGTTAGAAAATGAAAGAGAAAAAGAAAAAAAAGAACATAAACTTCTGTCATTAGAAAAAGAAGAAACCCTTCAAAAAATAACAATTCTTACTAATGAAATAAAAGAATTAGAAAAAATTGAATCAATATTAACTCAAGAAATAAATGAAAAATTAAAAAAATATGAGAATGAAAACAGCGAGATAAGTGAAAAAAAGCAAATAAATGATAAATTAGATACAGAAGAAAGAACACTTATGAAAAAGAGAAAAGAATTAGATAGTTATCTTCTACATAAAAAAGATAGTATTAACAAATTAAATGAATCAATTGAAAAGCTTAAAATTGATTTAGAAAAACTTACTGAAAATCTAGATAATCTTAAAGAAATAGTAGCTAATGAGATCCTATTCACAGCTATAAAAGAAGAAAAAGAAAGATTAAAATCTCTTGATAATAGATTAAAAAATTTCCAAGCAGTTAATCTTTTAGCTATTGAAGAATTTAATGAACTAGATCAAAAATATACTTTTTTAAATACTCAAAGAGAAGATTTAGTAAGAGGAAAAAATATTCTACTTGATTTGATAAAAGAAATAGATGAAATTATCCATAATAGATTTTTTACTGCTTATACAGCTATTGATGAAAATTTTAATAAAATGTGTATAGAAACTATTAATAATGCTGAAGGTAAGCTTATTTTAAGCAATT
- a CDS encoding YhdH/YhfP family quinone oxidoreductase — MKKFRALVVRDMDSEINYAIEDVDINMLSEGELIIRVEYSSVNYKDMLAVKKNGGVIRNYPMIPGIDLAGEVVNSKDERFKIGDHILVTGFQTGMTHTGGYSEYARIPADWVVLIPNGLTSKEVMIIGTAGFTAALSIIALEKGGMCEKNQPEILVTGASGGVGSIATQLLLKSGYKNISVLSKDKDVEGEFLKSLGVKNIYNLEDISPESEKGKPLGKQKFNYILDTVGGLVASRLLGNIYYGGSMSMCGNAAGIKFETTVLPFILRGINILGIDSVNFPREKRDEIWEKFINEWNIMKELPFQEVKLDNIAEVFKAIQDGKHSGRTVVKIG; from the coding sequence ATGAAAAAATTTAGGGCTCTAGTTGTAAGGGATATGGATTCAGAGATTAACTATGCTATAGAGGATGTAGATATTAATATGTTGAGTGAGGGTGAACTTATAATAAGAGTAGAGTATTCTTCAGTAAATTATAAAGATATGTTAGCGGTGAAGAAAAATGGAGGAGTGATTAGAAATTACCCTATGATTCCTGGAATAGATTTAGCTGGAGAAGTTGTTAATTCTAAAGATGAGAGATTTAAAATAGGAGATCACATACTAGTTACTGGATTTCAAACTGGAATGACTCATACAGGAGGATATTCAGAGTATGCCCGTATTCCTGCTGATTGGGTAGTGTTGATACCAAATGGACTTACATCAAAAGAAGTAATGATAATAGGAACAGCTGGATTCACAGCGGCTTTATCTATAATTGCTTTGGAAAAAGGAGGTATGTGTGAAAAAAATCAACCTGAAATATTAGTTACAGGGGCATCAGGGGGCGTTGGGAGCATAGCTACTCAATTACTTCTGAAAAGTGGATATAAAAATATTTCAGTATTAAGTAAAGATAAAGATGTAGAGGGAGAATTTTTGAAATCTTTAGGAGTAAAAAATATATATAATTTAGAAGATATCTCTCCAGAATCAGAGAAAGGAAAACCATTAGGAAAACAAAAATTTAACTATATATTGGATACAGTAGGAGGATTAGTAGCTTCTAGATTGCTTGGAAATATTTATTATGGTGGTAGTATGAGTATGTGTGGAAATGCTGCTGGGATAAAGTTCGAAACAACTGTACTTCCTTTTATATTACGTGGGATAAATATTTTAGGAATTGATTCTGTAAATTTTCCAAGAGAAAAAAGAGATGAGATATGGGAAAAATTTATAAATGAATGGAATATAATGAAAGAACTTCCATTTCAAGAGGTAAAGTTAGATAATATAGCCGAGGTATTTAAGGCTATTCAAGATGGAAAACATAGTGGAAGAACAGTGGTAAAAATAGGATAA